A genomic segment from bacterium encodes:
- a CDS encoding DUF6508 domain-containing protein produces MDTALPGRMKKGFEPERLTRFAQAFHQADFKPGGWSVKAAGGLPRLEYNAAVLEFISQVRHGGCAPEGFRWISWQKECARFRDDPSLADAASLEDCRKLLVTIVELDCHRDGFLGEMIQSGLVARVLERLQELSAGLSAG; encoded by the coding sequence GTGGATACGGCCCTGCCCGGAAGGATGAAAAAAGGCTTCGAGCCGGAGCGCCTGACCCGTTTTGCCCAGGCGTTCCATCAGGCGGATTTCAAGCCCGGCGGCTGGAGCGTCAAAGCCGCCGGGGGCCTGCCCCGCCTGGAGTACAACGCCGCGGTGTTGGAGTTTATCAGCCAGGTGCGCCACGGCGGCTGCGCCCCGGAGGGTTTCCGCTGGATAAGCTGGCAGAAAGAGTGCGCCCGCTTCCGGGATGACCCCTCTCTGGCGGACGCCGCCTCGCTGGAGGACTGCCGGAAGCTGCTTGTGACAATCGTGGAACTGGACTGCCACCGCGACGGGTTCCTGGGCGAGATGATCCAGAGCGGGCTTGTCGCGCGCGTGCTGGAGCGACTGCAGGAGTTGTCCGCAGGCCTTTCGGCAGGGTGA